From a region of the Arachis ipaensis cultivar K30076 chromosome B09, Araip1.1, whole genome shotgun sequence genome:
- the LOC110266946 gene encoding uncharacterized protein LOC110266946 — MVPVPKEDGSIDNKATKAYEKYLENCLTAKCIILASMGSDLQRQHQDTDPPTIVEHLKKIYGAQSKTARYQLSKTLFRSTLDVDSPVGPHVLKMIDLIEQLEKLGCKLGKKLSQDLILQSLRETFSQFIVSFNMIKVSCDLHEMLNMLIDYEN, encoded by the coding sequence ATGGTCCCAGTTCCTAAAGAGGATGGAAGTATTGATAATAAGGCAACCAAGGCTTATGAGAAGTACTTGGAAAATTGTCTTACTGCCAAATGCATTATTCTGGCATCCATGGGTTCTGATCTTCAGAGGCAACATCAGGATACGGATCCACCAACTATTGTTGAACATCTTAAGAAGATATATGGTGCACAAAGTAAGACGGCCCGATATCAATTGTCCAAAACTTTGTTTAGATCCACACTTGATGTGGACTCTCCTGTTGGACCCCATGTTCTTAAGATGATTGATCTTATTGAACAACTTGAGAAGTTGGGATGCAAATTGGGCAAAAAACTTTCACAAGATTTGATCTTGCAATCTCTTCGAGAAACTTTTTCACAATTCATTGTTAGTTTTAATATGATTAAAGTAAGCTGTGATCTTCATGAAATGCTCAACATGCTAATTGATTatgagaattaa
- the LOC107616658 gene encoding uncharacterized protein LOC107616658, giving the protein MATVGRNVAAPLLFLNLVMYFIVLGFASWCLNKFINGQTNHPSFGGNGATMFFLTFSMLAAVLGIVSKFLGGNHIRTWRNDSLAAAGATSVVAWAVTALAFGLACKQINIGGHRGWRLRIVEAFIIILTFTQLLYLLLIHAGLYSTRYGPGYRDSDYGVGGATTGDPMHKGAGVPTSSARV; this is encoded by the exons aTGGCAACGGTTGGAAGGAATGTGGCAGCTCCTCTGCTATTTCTGAACTTGGTCATGTATTTCATTGTCCTTGGTTTTGCTAGCTGGTGCCTCAACAAGTTCATCAATGGCCAAACTAATCACCCCA GTTTTGGAGGAAATGGTGCAACCATGTTCTTCTTGACGTTCTCCATGCTAGCGGCGGTTCTTGGAATAGTTTCCAAATTCTTAGGCGGCAATCACATTAGAACATGGAGGAATGACAGCTTGGCAGCTGCCGGAGCCACTTCAGTTGTTGCCTGGGCCGTCACGGCTCTCGCCTTTGG CTTGGCATGCAAGCAGATAAATATAGGAGGACATAGAGGGTGGAGGTTGAGGATTGTGGAGGCGTTCATAATCATTCTCACGTTTACACAATTGCTTTACTTGTTGCTTATCCATGCTGGCTTGTATAGTACCAGATATGGCCCTGGCTACCGTGACTCCGACTACGGCGTCGGAGGTGCTACTACTGGAGACCCTATGCACAAGGGTGCTGGTGTTCCCACTTCTAGTGCTCGTGTCTGA